The DNA sequence ACCGACCTGTACGGCAACTGCTCCACCGAGTACAAGGCCGTCCAGGCGGCGTGGACCGCGGTGAACGTGGCCGGCAACGACGCGCCGTGCAGCTCCACCGGGAACGACTTCTCCGTCTCGCTCTCCCCGACCGCCGGCTCGGTCACCCAGGGCGGTTCCGCCACCGCCACCGTCGGCACCGCCACCACCAGCGGGACCGCGCAGACCGTGACGTTCTCCGCGTCCGGCCTGCCGACCGGCGCCACCGCGTCGTTCAGCCCCGCCTCGGTGACCTCGGGCGGCTCGTCCACGCTCACCATCACCACCAGCGCGAGCACGCCGACCGGCACCTACTCGGTGACCGTCACCGGCAGCGCGACGTCGGGCGCGAAGTCCGCCACGTACTCGCTGACCGTCACCGGCACCGGCGGCGGCTGCACCGGCGCCGGCCAGAAGCTCGGCAACGCGGGCTTCGAGACCGGCACCAGCCCGTGGACCGGCACCACCGGCGCGATCGGCGCCTTCACCGGCCAGTCGGCGCACGGCGGCACCCGGTTCGCCTGGCTGAACGGCTACGGCTACAGCAGCAACGAGAACATCGCGCAGTCGGTGGCGCTGCCGAGCGGCTGCTCGACCTACAACTTCAGCTTCTGGCTGCACATCGACTCGGCGGAGTCCACCACCACCGTGCAGTACGACAAGCTGACCGTGCAGGTGCTCAACTCGTCCGGCACCGTGCTGGCGACGCTGGCGACCTACTCGAACCTGAACAAGGCCACCGGCTACACCCAGAAGTCGTTCTCCCTGGCCGCGTACGCCGGGCAGACCGTCACGCTGAAGTTCACCGGCACCGAGGACGCGTCCCTCCAGACGTCGTTCGTCATCGACGACACCGCGGTCGACGTCTCCTGACCTGACCGCCCGACCCGGGGCCCGGCGGCCACCCCACGCGGGTGGTCACCGGGCCCCGCCCGTTACCGTCGGACCCATGTCCGACGCGGAGTTGACCGTCACGGTGGACGGCCCGGTGGCGACCGTGGTGATCCGGAACCCCACCCGCCGCAACGCCATGACCCCGGCCATGTGGCGGCAGCTCCCGGTGCTGCTCGACGCCCTGGAGGCGGACCCGGCGGTCCGGGTGCTGGTGCTCACCGGAGCGGGCGGCACGTTCTGCGCCGGCGCCGACCTGGGCGACCTGGACGAGCTGCTTTCCGCCGGTGACGGCAGCATCGCGGTGGCCGCCGAGGAACGGCTCGCCGCGTTCGGCCGCCCCACCGTCGCCGCGATCGAGGGCGCCTGCGTCGGCGGCGGCTGTCAGCTCGCCGTCGCCTGCGACCTGCGGCTGGCCGCGGCGGACGCCCGGTTCGGCGTACCGCCGGCGCGGCTCGGCCTGGTCTACCCCGCGCCGACCACCCGCCGGCTGGCCGGCCTGGTCGGGCCGTCCGCCGCCAAGCACCTGCTGTTCACCGGCGACCTCGTCGACGCCGAGCGGGCGCTGCGGATCGGCCTGGTCGACGAGGTGCTGCCGGCCGCCGCGCTCGCCGACCGGGTGGCGGCGCTGACCGCCACCGTGGCCGGGCGCTCCCGGCTCACCGTCACGGCCGCCAAGGAGATCGTCGACGGGCGCGCCGACGCCGACCGGGTCGCCTGGTGGCACGCGCAGGTGCGGGACAGCGGCGAGGCCCGCGAGGGGGTCGCGGCGGCCAACGAACGCCGGCCGCCGCGCTTCGGCTGGGCCCCTCGCTGACCGCCGTTTGACCGGCCGCCCTTTTCGGGTACGTCCCGAGCCGTCGAACGGGGGGCCACGATGGACGGTACGGAGCAGCGTGCGATCCGGCGCGGACGCCGGCAATTCCTCTGGCTCATGCTCGGTGTGCCGCTGCTGGGCGGCGTGCTCGGCGTGCTGATCGCCCGGCAGGTGAACGGCGGCAACCTGCCGTCCTGGCCGCAGGGGCGGACGCCGGAGTGGGCGTCGATCACCGGGATCGCGCTCACCGTCCTCGGCCTGCTGGTCGAGGTCGGTGCGCTGGTGTGGGCCGCCCGGCGCGGGCGGCTCCGGTCCCGCCGGCAGTCCCCGCTGTGGGCGATGGGCATGCGGGAGCGGTCCCGGCTGGTCAGGCAGGTGCGACGCGGCGACACCGACGCCGACCCGTCGACGCTCACCGTGGTCGCCCGCCAGATGGTGGACGGCGGCTGGTGGGCGACCCTCGCGGCCGGGCTCGTGATGGTCAACCTCGGGCAGGCGTTGGCCCGGTTCGCCTCGCCCGTGGCGCTGGCCGTCTTCGGCCTGGTGGCGGCGCTGTTCGCGTTGGCCGGATGGCAGGTCCACCGGGACGCCCGCCGGGCGGCGACGTACCTGCGCCACCACCACTCGACCGAGCCGACTCGCGCGCCGCACTAGACCTTGGAGGATTCCGGCCCCGCCGAGGGCCATTTCCTTCCGAGATCCACATTGGAGGCCATGATGGATGGCACGGGGCAAGGTCGGGAGATCCGGCGGGGACGCCGGCGGGTTCGGCTGCTGGTCGTCGGCGTGGTCCTGGCCTTCGCGCTGGTGTCGTTCTTGGTGGGGCTGCTGGCGGAGGGCTTTGCGGCGACCTGGCTGGAGCGCGGTGACCCGCCGGCCTGGCTGGAGGTGACCGGCGGGATCCTGGCGGTGCTGGGTCTCGCGGTCGAGGTCGTCGCGCTGATCCGGATGTTCCGCGGCAGCAGCCACCGCGCCGGCCAGGAGTCACCGCTGTGGGCGGTGAGTTGGCGTCGCCGCCGCGAGCTGGCACGGGCGGTCCGTCGCAATGTGGTGGCCTCCCCGGAGGATCTGCCCTGGCTGCGCACGACCGCGGCGCAGATAGTCCGCCAGCGGCGTCTCCTCCCGTTGTTCGGTGGCCTGCTGACGATGAACCTCGGCCAGGCCCTGCTCAGTCTCGCCCCGATCTGGCTGGCCCTGATCGGCATCACGGGCGTCATGTTCGGCATCGCCTGCTGGTGGATTCTCCGCGACGCGCGCCGGGCCGAGGCGTTCCTGCGGGCGCATCCCGCCGACCCGGCGACTGAACCGCTCTGAAGGGCTCCCGGGGACGGACCGGGCTCCGGTTCGGGGAAGTGGCGGCATCCCGAGAGCCGCGACCCCGCTACTTCGGCGTACTGGAGTCGATCATCCGATCCTCGGCCGATTGCGGGGCGGGCCTACTCGTCGTCGGTCGGTCGAGGCTGTCGGTGCTCGGCGATCCAGGCTTCCACGTCGGCGGCCAACCACACCTTCGTGGCGCGTAGCTCCTGGTACGGCTTCGGGAACGAAGGGCGCATGGCGATCTGCTGGAACCGCGATCGGGACACCCCGAGCCGTTCGCAGATCTCCCACGGTCCCATCAGCGTGCCGGGTCCCTTGGCCATGGGCTGAACATATGCACAGACTAATCTCCCCAGGCAGGGATCCCCGACCGGGGATCCTCGATCAGGGGTCCCCAGATTGACAGGGGTGGAGATTGGTGTGCGATGGGCTGGACCCGCCCGTTGGACGTCACACCTGGTCGGGCCCATCCGAGCCGACCGTCCGGAGGTGGACATGCAGCGCCATGCACCCGTCAAGCCGCTGTGGTTCTGTGCGGCCTGCGCCAACCCGTGGCCCTGCGGACCGGCTCGGCTGGAGTTGGCCGCGCAGTACGCCGGCGAACCGAAGTGGCTGGCCGTCGACATGGCCGAGCTGCTGCACGAGGCGATCGCCGACCTGACCCGGCTGAATCCCGAGTCGCCGGACGGGGTGGCGATGTATGGCAGGTTCCTGGGTTGGGTGCGGCACCTCGCCGGGAACCGGGCACGCAACGCCGGCCACTTCGGGAGCGGCTCCCGATCGCCGCGTCCCGCCCGGGGAGGTTCAACCGACAGCCAGTACCGGACGGGGCCGGCGGGCGCCGCGCCGGAGGCGTACCCCCGGCACCGCCCCCTGTGCCCGCCGGCCGTCCGTCACCGCGCCAGCGCGACCCAGCTCGGCGTCGCCGGCTCCCGCCGCAGCGGCATGCCCGCCTCGGCCGGGGTCCGGTCGCCCTTGCGCTGGTTGCACGCGTAGCAGGCGGCGGTGGTGTTCCCCCAGGTGTTGCGGCCACCGCGCGAGCGGGGCAGGACGTGGTCGATCGTGGTGGCCGGGCCGTCGCAGTAGGCGCACCGCCGACCGTCGCGGGCCAGCACCCCGGCCCGGGACCAGGCCGGCCCGGCGCTGAACCGCCAGCGCGTCACCACGTACCGGACGAGACGGACCACCCGCGGCATCGGGAAGACGCCGATGAGCCGGTCCGGCTCGGACTCGTGGATCTCCGCGACCCGGCGGCAGAGCATCCGGATCGCGTGCTGGACGGTGACCCGGTGCAGCGGGCCGAGGTCGGCGTTGATGACGAGGACGGCGTCCACCGGGCTCTCCCTTCACGATCGGTCAGGTGGTACGGCGACGAAAAAGCCGCCCGGTCCACGGACCGGGCGGCGACGACATGGGCGCACGACGTGCGCGTCAGTCGGGCCTCCCGGACCACGGGCAGCCGTCGTCGAGCAGCCACGACGTCATCGTGGTGGCGGATCGCAGCGACATGGACGGCTCCCGGAGCGGTGGTTGACCTTGCGCGTTCACGGTAGATCCGCGCCGGAGACACGGGCAACGTATTTCGATCCGCCGTCGGAGGGTGGCCGCTGCCGACCGGCCCGTCCGGCCCGGCGGGCGGCGGTGAGCGGTCGGTCGATCCGGGCGCTCATCTGCGCCACCAGCTCGCTCTCCAACAGCGGCCGGTTCACCTCGGCGGCCACCGACAGCGTCGGGGTGGAGATCGACCGCCAGATCGCGGTGAGTCCGGCCCCGAGACCGACGAGCGCCACCGCCGCCCGGGTGGTGGGGGAGCCGGCCGCCGCCGCGGCGCTGACCCCGACCACCGCCAGCAGGACCACCAGCAGCGGCGCCAGCACCGGCCAGAAGATGCCCCGGGCCGCCTGCGCCACCAGCTTCCGGTCCCGAATGATCAGGTTTCGGGCCACCACCGCCCAGTTCTCCTCGTCCAGCAGGTCCCGTGGATGCAGACCGCCGGTGAGCACGTCCCGCCACAGGTCGCCCTGGTTGCGCAGCTCGCGGGCCAGCTCGGCGAGCCCGGCCTCGGTCGGGTCGCCGACCGAGGCGCGACCGACGGCGGTGGCCCAGGCGGACAGCGAGCGGCGTACCACCGCGGCCGAATAGGGCGGCAGCACGCTGGCCAGCTCGTCCAGCCATCGGCTGAGCTGGAACTGCCGCCCGCCGAACCGCGGGATCAGCTCGCTGCCGTCGCCGCGTCGGACCGTGTCGGCGAGCGAACGGCCGAGCCGGTACGCCACCCCGACCCGGTGGTCGGTGGCCATCGTCCAGCGCAGCACGTCGACGTTCAGCTCGTCGAGCGCGAACAGCAGCGGGTCGCGGTCCGCCCCGGCGGACCGCCTGGCGGCGGCGGTCGACGGCAGCACCCGGCCGGCCGGGGTCAGCGCGGCGATCTGGGCCAGCGCCACGTCCACGCCGTCGAGGTACATGCCGAGCCGGTGCCGGCCCGGCAACTCGGTCAGGTTGGACAGCTTCGCCGGGGCCGTCGCCGGCCGGTCCCCGCCGTCGGTCAGGTCGGCGGTCTGCGCGTGGTGGTAGGCGTCCGCCATGGACCAGCCGAGCCGCAGCGCGGTGACCACGACCGAACGCTCGTCCCGCCGCTCCTCCGTCCGCGTCGCGGTGCTCACCGCTTGACCTTAATGTGTTTTTTAACCGTTTACTGACGGATCATCGTGCCCGACCGGCCAGCAGGCCGCGCGGGCGGATCGAGCGGACCGGCTCGGCCGCCGCGCCCTCGGCGCGCAGGATGTGGTTCGCCGCGATGATCCCGGTGGCCGCCGAACGCTCCATCAACGCGCTCGGGAACTCCGTGCGGATGCCGTCCCCGGCCAGGTACAGCCCGGCCGCGTCGGTCCGCACCCCCGGCCGGCCGGCGTGACTGCCCGGCGTGAACGCCGGGGCCTGCGCCTCCACCCGGGCCCGCAACTCACGCACCCGCAGGGCGGCCACCTCCGGCCAGAGCGCGGTCAGCTCCCGCAGCATGCGGGCGGCCAGCTCGTCGGCCGGCACGTCCGGCTCGCAGGCGTACGCGTGCAGCTCCACCACCGCACCGTCGGTGCGCTCCGCCCAGCGGCGCGGCTCGGCCTCCAGTCGGTGGTAGAGCGTCACCGAGTCCAGCGTGGGCTGGCGGGAGACGCCGCTGAACACCGCCCGGTCCGGGCGCACGTCCCCGTCCATCCAGTAGCGCGCCACCGCGTACGGCGGGCCGGGCCGGCCGAACGCGGGCATCCGCGCCACCAGCTCGGGCGCCGCCGCGACCAGGCCGGGGGAGTCCGCGACCAGCGCGGCCAGCGCCGGCGGATCGACGGCGAGCACCACGTGCCCGGCCGCCCAGGTGTCGCCGTTCGCGCCGGTCACCCGCCAGCCGTCCGGCGTACGGTCCAGGCGGGTGGCCGGGGTGCCGGTCAGCACCCGGCCGCCGTGCTTCTCCACGTGTCGGGTCAGCGGCTCCCAGATCGCCGTCGCGTAGTCCTCGTCCGGGCAGTCGAAGGCCAGCCCTTCCGGGTTGCCGAGCAGGTAGAAGTGGAACTGGGCGATCATCTCGGCGGCCGACATCTCCGCCTCGTGGTTGAAGAACGAGTGCGAGAAGACCTCGAACAGCATGGCCCGGGCCCGGTCCGGCAGCCGCAGCGAGGTGAGCAGCTCGTCCGCGGTCCGCTCGTCGAACTCCGCGTAGGTGCGCACCGGATCGTAGGTGAGCAGCGGCAACGCGGCGTCCCGGTCCATCGCGCGCAGGTCCGCCAGGCGCAGGCTCGGGCTGCGCAGCAGCAGCGCCAGCAGGTTGGCCGGCGGGGCCGGCGGGAGCTTGCCGAACTCCTCGGTCGGCCACTGCGCGGACAGGATCGGATAGCCGGGGATCGGCTTGAGGAAACCCAGCGCCGGGTCGACGCGGCGCAGGATCGCCCGCCAGTTCCAGTACTGCCGGAAGAACGCGTGGAACCCGTGCTCGTTGCGCTGGACGCCGTCCGCCAGCGCCTCCGGCCAGGCGCCGAGCCGGCCGCCGAGGTGCGGCGCGGCCTCCAGCACGGTCACCGCCACGCCGCGTTCGGCCAGCACCACCGCCGCCGACATGCCGGCGATGCCGCCGCCCACCACCAGCGCCGACGCCGCTCGCGGCACGCGGGGCACGCCACCGCCGCCCGGGTCCACCACGTGCTCGCGTACGCCGATGAGCCGACCAACCCTCTGCGACAGCCCCACGCCCCACCCTCCGCTCAACAGTGCCCCCATCCTGCCCGAGGCGTACGGAAGGGGCTCAGCTACACGATCGAGAAGACGCGTTCCTGCGGGTCCACGACCACGGCCAGAAGCGCTCCCGGCACGAGGGCCGGGTTGTCGGCGCGGATCGTCTCGACCTCGAAGGTGGCGAAGCCGGTACCGCTGATCCGTAGGTGGAGTCTCAGCTCGGCGGCTCCCTCACCCGGGTGGTCGGCCACCGTGAGAACCTCCGCGGTGGCGGCGACGCCGGTGGCGGCGAGCCGCTGCGCGTCGCGGCGCGAGCGGGTGACGAGGCGCAGGCCCCACAGGCCGAAGCCGCCGCCCATGAGCGTCGTCAACAGGCCCCCGGCGAGCAGGCCCCAACGGTCCTCGGCGGACAGGCTCCGGCTCTGCGACACGGCGACGACCAGCAGGACCGGGCCGGGCAGGCAGATCGCCGAGAACACCACTCGGCAGAGCAGCGCGCCGACCGGACCGATGCGCGTCTCTGCCTCCCGGGGCGCGGTCGTCATCCCCACACCCTAAGAGGGGACCTCCTCTCACGGTAGGCAGCGGCGGGGGCGGTCGGAGGGGGGCCAGACGTACTCCAGGTCGGTGGGGATGTCGGGGAAGAGCGGTGCGTAGTGGGCGGGGTCCTTGCGCAGCAGCGACGAACGATGGCTGCGGTGCAGGTCGTCGCGGCCGAGCCAGGGCGGCAGGTCGCCGGCGGTGGCCAGCGCGTCCTGGGTCCGGATCGTCGTGACGCCGCAGGCCGCGGCGAGGTCGGTGGCGAGCGTCGCCGCGCAGGTGTCCGCCCGACCCGGTTCGCACCACACCGCGCACATGTCCAGCCCGTAGCGGGTCAGCGCCTCCTCGTACCCGGCCCACATCTTCACCGCCGGGTGGTTGCGCCAGCCGTAGTCCGGGCGGGTCAGCCCGCGCAGCACCTGGATGGCCTCCACGCGCTGCTTGCCCAGCCGCTTCTGGTCCAGGGTCCGGGCGCTGGCCAGGAAGTCCGGATACGGCAGGAACGTCTGCATGGCGGTGCTCTACCCGTCCCGGGCGGCGCCATGCCTTCAAGATCGAAGGGGGCTGTGCGCGCCGCGAGCGGCTGACTACGATCCGGTCATGGCCGAGCCCCTGCGCGACCGCGCGCGCCGCGCGACCGGGTGGCGGCTCCGGTCGAACGGCGACGAACGTCCCCACTTCGTGGTCTGCGGCTCCGACCCGCTGGCCTACTGGGTGGTCCGGGCGCTGCTCGGCGCCGGCCCGACCGCCGGTCAGGTGCGGGTCACGCTCGTGGTGCCGGAGCGCCGCCGCTCCGACGGCCCCGACGGGCGGGACGTGCCCGGCGTACGCGTCATCCGGGCCGACCGGCTCGACGAGGCCGCGTTCCGCCGGGCCGGGTTGGCCGACGCGGACGGGCTGGCCCTGCTGCACCAGGACGACGTGGGCAACATGCACGCCGCGCTCTGCGCCCAGGAGGTCGAGCCCCGGCTGCGCCTGGTGGCGCGGATGTTCAACACCAACCTGGCGGACGGGCTGCGGCAGCTCTTCCCCGGCTCGGCGGTGCTCTCCGACGCGTCGATGGCCGCGCCCGCGTTCGTCGCCGCCGCGCTGGGCGAGCTGGCCCCGACCCACTTCCGGCACGCCGGCCGTACGCTCTACGTGGCCCGCCGCGCCGACGTACGCCCGCAGGACGTGGTCTGCGGGCTGGCCGTCACGACGGACCCGGAGCTGGTCCGGGTGCTGCCCGCCGACGAGGCGACGGCCGACGTGGTGCTGGCCGAGGCGACCGGCCGACCGCCCGGCACCGAGCTGGCCGCCCGCCGACTGGTCCGGGCCCGGCGACGCCGGCAGCCGGTGGAGGTGCTGCTCCGCGCGATCCGCAGCTTCGCCACCCGCAAGATCGGCATCGCGGTGCTGGTGCTGCTCGGGGTGATCGCGGTGCTGGGCTGGCTCAACGCCCGGGCCGCCGCGGTCACCTGGGGCGAGGCGCTCTACCTCACCCTGGTCACCACGCTGAGTGGGCAGGACCCGGACGTCAACAAGCCGGTCGCCGCGCAGGTCATGCAGGTGGTGCTCAACCTGGCCGGGCTGGCGTTGATCCCGCTGATCACGGCCGCCGTGGTCGACGGCATCGTCAACGCCCGGCTGGCCCTGCACACCGGCCGGATCCAGCCCGACCGCTCCGGGCACGTGGTGGTGGTCGGGCTGGGCAACATCGGCACCCGGGTGATGGCCCAGTTGCACGACTTCGGCGTCGAGGTGGTGGCCATCGACAAGAACCCGGACGCGCGCGGCACCGCGCTGGCGCACCGGCTCGGGGTGCCGGTGATCGTCGGCGACGCCGGCCTGGAGGAGACGCTGCGCTCCGCCTCGGTCGACACCAGCCAGGCGCTGGTGGTGGTCTCCACCGACGACGGGGCGAACCTGCGCGCCGCGCTGATCGCCCGCTCCCTCGACCCCGACCTGCGGGTCGTGCTCCGGCTGTTCGACGGCGACTTCGCCGAGCGGATCCAGCAGGCGTTCGGCATCGGCATCTCGCGCAGCGTCTCCTACCTGGCCGCGCCGTCGTTCGCGGCGGCCCTGCTGGACCGCGCGGTGATCGCCACCATCCCGGTCGACCGGCACGCGTTGCTGGTCACCGAGGTGCCGGTGGTGGCCGGCTCGCCGCTGGACGGCCGTCCGCTCGGCGCGGTGGCCCGCCCCGGCGAGGTGCGTCTGCTCGCGCACACCCGGGCCGGGCAGAAGGGCGACTGGTCGGTCGATCCGCGCGTGGTGGTGCAGGCCGGCGACCGGCTGACCGTGGTGGCCCGGCGGGCCGGGCTGACCGCCCTGCTGCGCGAGACCACGCCCCTGCCGCCGACCGCGCCGGTCCCCCGCCAACCGGACGAGTGACCCGGGTCAGGCCGTGCGGGAGCGGCGGAGGGCGTACCCG is a window from the Micromonospora sp. DSM 45708 genome containing:
- a CDS encoding MSMEG_6728 family protein translates to MQTFLPYPDFLASARTLDQKRLGKQRVEAIQVLRGLTRPDYGWRNHPAVKMWAGYEEALTRYGLDMCAVWCEPGRADTCAATLATDLAAACGVTTIRTQDALATAGDLPPWLGRDDLHRSHRSSLLRKDPAHYAPLFPDIPTDLEYVWPPSDRPRRCLP
- a CDS encoding HNH endonuclease, with translation MDAVLVINADLGPLHRVTVQHAIRMLCRRVAEIHESEPDRLIGVFPMPRVVRLVRYVVTRWRFSAGPAWSRAGVLARDGRRCAYCDGPATTIDHVLPRSRGGRNTWGNTTAACYACNQRKGDRTPAEAGMPLRREPATPSWVALAR
- a CDS encoding enoyl-CoA hydratase/isomerase family protein, whose protein sequence is MSDAELTVTVDGPVATVVIRNPTRRNAMTPAMWRQLPVLLDALEADPAVRVLVLTGAGGTFCAGADLGDLDELLSAGDGSIAVAAEERLAAFGRPTVAAIEGACVGGGCQLAVACDLRLAAADARFGVPPARLGLVYPAPTTRRLAGLVGPSAAKHLLFTGDLVDAERALRIGLVDEVLPAAALADRVAALTATVAGRSRLTVTAAKEIVDGRADADRVAWWHAQVRDSGEAREGVAAANERRPPRFGWAPR
- a CDS encoding NAD-binding protein, whose translation is MAEPLRDRARRATGWRLRSNGDERPHFVVCGSDPLAYWVVRALLGAGPTAGQVRVTLVVPERRRSDGPDGRDVPGVRVIRADRLDEAAFRRAGLADADGLALLHQDDVGNMHAALCAQEVEPRLRLVARMFNTNLADGLRQLFPGSAVLSDASMAAPAFVAAALGELAPTHFRHAGRTLYVARRADVRPQDVVCGLAVTTDPELVRVLPADEATADVVLAEATGRPPGTELAARRLVRARRRRQPVEVLLRAIRSFATRKIGIAVLVLLGVIAVLGWLNARAAAVTWGEALYLTLVTTLSGQDPDVNKPVAAQVMQVVLNLAGLALIPLITAAVVDGIVNARLALHTGRIQPDRSGHVVVVGLGNIGTRVMAQLHDFGVEVVAIDKNPDARGTALAHRLGVPVIVGDAGLEETLRSASVDTSQALVVVSTDDGANLRAALIARSLDPDLRVVLRLFDGDFAERIQQAFGIGISRSVSYLAAPSFAAALLDRAVIATIPVDRHALLVTEVPVVAGSPLDGRPLGAVARPGEVRLLAHTRAGQKGDWSVDPRVVVQAGDRLTVVARRAGLTALLRETTPLPPTAPVPRQPDE
- a CDS encoding helix-turn-helix transcriptional regulator, whose translation is MAKGPGTLMGPWEICERLGVSRSRFQQIAMRPSFPKPYQELRATKVWLAADVEAWIAEHRQPRPTDDE
- a CDS encoding FAD-dependent oxidoreductase; protein product: MGLSQRVGRLIGVREHVVDPGGGGVPRVPRAASALVVGGGIAGMSAAVVLAERGVAVTVLEAAPHLGGRLGAWPEALADGVQRNEHGFHAFFRQYWNWRAILRRVDPALGFLKPIPGYPILSAQWPTEEFGKLPPAPPANLLALLLRSPSLRLADLRAMDRDAALPLLTYDPVRTYAEFDERTADELLTSLRLPDRARAMLFEVFSHSFFNHEAEMSAAEMIAQFHFYLLGNPEGLAFDCPDEDYATAIWEPLTRHVEKHGGRVLTGTPATRLDRTPDGWRVTGANGDTWAAGHVVLAVDPPALAALVADSPGLVAAAPELVARMPAFGRPGPPYAVARYWMDGDVRPDRAVFSGVSRQPTLDSVTLYHRLEAEPRRWAERTDGAVVELHAYACEPDVPADELAARMLRELTALWPEVAALRVRELRARVEAQAPAFTPGSHAGRPGVRTDAAGLYLAGDGIRTEFPSALMERSAATGIIAANHILRAEGAAAEPVRSIRPRGLLAGRAR